The following are encoded in a window of Narcine bancroftii isolate sNarBan1 chromosome 2, sNarBan1.hap1, whole genome shotgun sequence genomic DNA:
- the bmp4 gene encoding bone morphogenetic protein 4 isoform X3, with protein sequence MRRDSTTRSRAASSRVPELFKNLSKIGCQESWIVFVCLVFCQDTMIPGNRMLMVILLCQVLLGGNASLIPEEGRKKFAEQNQAGGRRSPQNYELLREFEATLLNMLGLHRRPQPSKSAVVPQYMLDLYRLQSGDEVTHDISFEYPERSTSRANTVRSFHHEEHLELIPGQKEDTQLRFVFNISVVPENEVLSSAELRLYREQIDTVLNWNEGFHRINVYEIMRAPSEKGDLITRLLDTRLVHQNRTRWESFDVSPAVLRWTLQKQPNHGLAVEVIHLNETKSRQGMHVRISRSLHRRHGGWSQFRPLLVTFSHDGKGHALIRRVKRSSKGQKRRKNRSHCRRHSLYVDFSDVGWNDWIVAPPGYQAFYCHGDCPFPLADHLNSTNHAIVQTLVNSVNSNIPKACCVPTELSPISMLYLDEYDKVVLKNYQEMVVEGCGCR encoded by the exons ATGAG GAGGGATTCGACAACACGTAGCCGAGCGGCCAGCTCCAGAGTCCCTGAGCTTTTCAAGAACTTGTCCAAGATCGGCTGTCAAGAATCATGGATTGTTTTCGTCTGCCTTGTTTTCTGTCA AGACACCATGATTCCTGGTAACCGAATGCTGATGGTAATTTTATTATGCCAAGTCTTGCTGGGAGGTAATGCTAGTCTGATACcagaggaaggaaggaaaaagtttgcaGAACAAAACCAGGCTGGTGGACGTCGCTCTCCGCAAAACTATGAACTGCTACGGGAATTCGAGGCCACTTTACTCAATATGTTGGGACTCCACCGGCGCCCACAGCCGAGTAAATCTGCCGTGGTTCCCCAGTACATGCTGGATCTCTACAGACTCCAGTCTGGGGACGAGGTCACCCATGATATTAGCTTCGAATATCCCGAGAGATCCACCAGCCGGGCCAACACCGTGAGGAGCTTTCACCATGAAG AACACTTGGAGCTGATACCAGGGCAAAAGGAAGACACCCAACTTCGTTTTGTGTTTAATATCAGCGTGGTGCCCGAGAATGAGGTGCTCTCGTCGGCAGAACTGAGGCTGTATCGTGAACAAATCGACACCGTTTTGAACTGGAACGAAGGCTTCCATCGCATCAACGTTTATGAAATCATGAGAGCCCCCAGCGAGAAGGGCGACCTCATCACCAGACTCCTCGACACCAGGCTGGTCCACCAGAACAGGACGCGATGGGAGAGCTTTGACGTGAGCCCAGCAGTACTCAGATGGACCTTGCAAAAACAACCCAACCACGGGCTGGccgtcgaggtgattcacctgaaCGAAACAAAAAGCCGGCAAGGTATGCACGTGCGGATTAGCAGGTCGCTTCACCGGAGGCACGGCGGCTGGTCTCAGTTTAGACCCTTGCTTGTAACCTTCAGTCACGATGGCAAAGGACATGCTCTGATCCGGAGGGTCAAACGTAGTAGCAAAGGCCAGAAACGCAGGAAGAACAGATCGCACTGCAGGAGGCACTCTCTCTACGTGGATTTTAGCGACGTGGGCTGGAATGACTGGATAGTGGCACCGCCTGGTTACCAGGCTTTCTACTGTCACGGAGACTGCCCCTTTCCACTGGCAGATCATCTGAACTCTACTAATCACGCTATCGTGCAAACGCTTGTAAACTCTGTAAATTCCAACATCCCCAAGGCTTGCTGTGTCCCAACAGAACTCAGTCCAATATCCATGCTCTACTTGGACGAATACGATAAAGTTGTTTTGAAAAACTATcaggagatggttgtggagggATGTGGGTGCCgttga
- the bmp4 gene encoding bone morphogenetic protein 4 isoform X1 — protein sequence MQFTARKMIKWADTTSIMWKQRDSTTRSRAASSRVPELFKNLSKIGCQESWIVFVCLVFCQDTMIPGNRMLMVILLCQVLLGGNASLIPEEGRKKFAEQNQAGGRRSPQNYELLREFEATLLNMLGLHRRPQPSKSAVVPQYMLDLYRLQSGDEVTHDISFEYPERSTSRANTVRSFHHEEHLELIPGQKEDTQLRFVFNISVVPENEVLSSAELRLYREQIDTVLNWNEGFHRINVYEIMRAPSEKGDLITRLLDTRLVHQNRTRWESFDVSPAVLRWTLQKQPNHGLAVEVIHLNETKSRQGMHVRISRSLHRRHGGWSQFRPLLVTFSHDGKGHALIRRVKRSSKGQKRRKNRSHCRRHSLYVDFSDVGWNDWIVAPPGYQAFYCHGDCPFPLADHLNSTNHAIVQTLVNSVNSNIPKACCVPTELSPISMLYLDEYDKVVLKNYQEMVVEGCGCR from the exons GAGGGATTCGACAACACGTAGCCGAGCGGCCAGCTCCAGAGTCCCTGAGCTTTTCAAGAACTTGTCCAAGATCGGCTGTCAAGAATCATGGATTGTTTTCGTCTGCCTTGTTTTCTGTCA AGACACCATGATTCCTGGTAACCGAATGCTGATGGTAATTTTATTATGCCAAGTCTTGCTGGGAGGTAATGCTAGTCTGATACcagaggaaggaaggaaaaagtttgcaGAACAAAACCAGGCTGGTGGACGTCGCTCTCCGCAAAACTATGAACTGCTACGGGAATTCGAGGCCACTTTACTCAATATGTTGGGACTCCACCGGCGCCCACAGCCGAGTAAATCTGCCGTGGTTCCCCAGTACATGCTGGATCTCTACAGACTCCAGTCTGGGGACGAGGTCACCCATGATATTAGCTTCGAATATCCCGAGAGATCCACCAGCCGGGCCAACACCGTGAGGAGCTTTCACCATGAAG AACACTTGGAGCTGATACCAGGGCAAAAGGAAGACACCCAACTTCGTTTTGTGTTTAATATCAGCGTGGTGCCCGAGAATGAGGTGCTCTCGTCGGCAGAACTGAGGCTGTATCGTGAACAAATCGACACCGTTTTGAACTGGAACGAAGGCTTCCATCGCATCAACGTTTATGAAATCATGAGAGCCCCCAGCGAGAAGGGCGACCTCATCACCAGACTCCTCGACACCAGGCTGGTCCACCAGAACAGGACGCGATGGGAGAGCTTTGACGTGAGCCCAGCAGTACTCAGATGGACCTTGCAAAAACAACCCAACCACGGGCTGGccgtcgaggtgattcacctgaaCGAAACAAAAAGCCGGCAAGGTATGCACGTGCGGATTAGCAGGTCGCTTCACCGGAGGCACGGCGGCTGGTCTCAGTTTAGACCCTTGCTTGTAACCTTCAGTCACGATGGCAAAGGACATGCTCTGATCCGGAGGGTCAAACGTAGTAGCAAAGGCCAGAAACGCAGGAAGAACAGATCGCACTGCAGGAGGCACTCTCTCTACGTGGATTTTAGCGACGTGGGCTGGAATGACTGGATAGTGGCACCGCCTGGTTACCAGGCTTTCTACTGTCACGGAGACTGCCCCTTTCCACTGGCAGATCATCTGAACTCTACTAATCACGCTATCGTGCAAACGCTTGTAAACTCTGTAAATTCCAACATCCCCAAGGCTTGCTGTGTCCCAACAGAACTCAGTCCAATATCCATGCTCTACTTGGACGAATACGATAAAGTTGTTTTGAAAAACTATcaggagatggttgtggagggATGTGGGTGCCgttga
- the bmp4 gene encoding bone morphogenetic protein 4 isoform X2: protein MIKWADTTSIMWKQRDSTTRSRAASSRVPELFKNLSKIGCQESWIVFVCLVFCQDTMIPGNRMLMVILLCQVLLGGNASLIPEEGRKKFAEQNQAGGRRSPQNYELLREFEATLLNMLGLHRRPQPSKSAVVPQYMLDLYRLQSGDEVTHDISFEYPERSTSRANTVRSFHHEEHLELIPGQKEDTQLRFVFNISVVPENEVLSSAELRLYREQIDTVLNWNEGFHRINVYEIMRAPSEKGDLITRLLDTRLVHQNRTRWESFDVSPAVLRWTLQKQPNHGLAVEVIHLNETKSRQGMHVRISRSLHRRHGGWSQFRPLLVTFSHDGKGHALIRRVKRSSKGQKRRKNRSHCRRHSLYVDFSDVGWNDWIVAPPGYQAFYCHGDCPFPLADHLNSTNHAIVQTLVNSVNSNIPKACCVPTELSPISMLYLDEYDKVVLKNYQEMVVEGCGCR from the exons GAGGGATTCGACAACACGTAGCCGAGCGGCCAGCTCCAGAGTCCCTGAGCTTTTCAAGAACTTGTCCAAGATCGGCTGTCAAGAATCATGGATTGTTTTCGTCTGCCTTGTTTTCTGTCA AGACACCATGATTCCTGGTAACCGAATGCTGATGGTAATTTTATTATGCCAAGTCTTGCTGGGAGGTAATGCTAGTCTGATACcagaggaaggaaggaaaaagtttgcaGAACAAAACCAGGCTGGTGGACGTCGCTCTCCGCAAAACTATGAACTGCTACGGGAATTCGAGGCCACTTTACTCAATATGTTGGGACTCCACCGGCGCCCACAGCCGAGTAAATCTGCCGTGGTTCCCCAGTACATGCTGGATCTCTACAGACTCCAGTCTGGGGACGAGGTCACCCATGATATTAGCTTCGAATATCCCGAGAGATCCACCAGCCGGGCCAACACCGTGAGGAGCTTTCACCATGAAG AACACTTGGAGCTGATACCAGGGCAAAAGGAAGACACCCAACTTCGTTTTGTGTTTAATATCAGCGTGGTGCCCGAGAATGAGGTGCTCTCGTCGGCAGAACTGAGGCTGTATCGTGAACAAATCGACACCGTTTTGAACTGGAACGAAGGCTTCCATCGCATCAACGTTTATGAAATCATGAGAGCCCCCAGCGAGAAGGGCGACCTCATCACCAGACTCCTCGACACCAGGCTGGTCCACCAGAACAGGACGCGATGGGAGAGCTTTGACGTGAGCCCAGCAGTACTCAGATGGACCTTGCAAAAACAACCCAACCACGGGCTGGccgtcgaggtgattcacctgaaCGAAACAAAAAGCCGGCAAGGTATGCACGTGCGGATTAGCAGGTCGCTTCACCGGAGGCACGGCGGCTGGTCTCAGTTTAGACCCTTGCTTGTAACCTTCAGTCACGATGGCAAAGGACATGCTCTGATCCGGAGGGTCAAACGTAGTAGCAAAGGCCAGAAACGCAGGAAGAACAGATCGCACTGCAGGAGGCACTCTCTCTACGTGGATTTTAGCGACGTGGGCTGGAATGACTGGATAGTGGCACCGCCTGGTTACCAGGCTTTCTACTGTCACGGAGACTGCCCCTTTCCACTGGCAGATCATCTGAACTCTACTAATCACGCTATCGTGCAAACGCTTGTAAACTCTGTAAATTCCAACATCCCCAAGGCTTGCTGTGTCCCAACAGAACTCAGTCCAATATCCATGCTCTACTTGGACGAATACGATAAAGTTGTTTTGAAAAACTATcaggagatggttgtggagggATGTGGGTGCCgttga
- the bmp4 gene encoding bone morphogenetic protein 4 isoform X4, which translates to MDCFRLPCFLDTMIPGNRMLMVILLCQVLLGGNASLIPEEGRKKFAEQNQAGGRRSPQNYELLREFEATLLNMLGLHRRPQPSKSAVVPQYMLDLYRLQSGDEVTHDISFEYPERSTSRANTVRSFHHEEHLELIPGQKEDTQLRFVFNISVVPENEVLSSAELRLYREQIDTVLNWNEGFHRINVYEIMRAPSEKGDLITRLLDTRLVHQNRTRWESFDVSPAVLRWTLQKQPNHGLAVEVIHLNETKSRQGMHVRISRSLHRRHGGWSQFRPLLVTFSHDGKGHALIRRVKRSSKGQKRRKNRSHCRRHSLYVDFSDVGWNDWIVAPPGYQAFYCHGDCPFPLADHLNSTNHAIVQTLVNSVNSNIPKACCVPTELSPISMLYLDEYDKVVLKNYQEMVVEGCGCR; encoded by the exons ATGGATTGTTTTCGTCTGCCTTGTTTTCT AGACACCATGATTCCTGGTAACCGAATGCTGATGGTAATTTTATTATGCCAAGTCTTGCTGGGAGGTAATGCTAGTCTGATACcagaggaaggaaggaaaaagtttgcaGAACAAAACCAGGCTGGTGGACGTCGCTCTCCGCAAAACTATGAACTGCTACGGGAATTCGAGGCCACTTTACTCAATATGTTGGGACTCCACCGGCGCCCACAGCCGAGTAAATCTGCCGTGGTTCCCCAGTACATGCTGGATCTCTACAGACTCCAGTCTGGGGACGAGGTCACCCATGATATTAGCTTCGAATATCCCGAGAGATCCACCAGCCGGGCCAACACCGTGAGGAGCTTTCACCATGAAG AACACTTGGAGCTGATACCAGGGCAAAAGGAAGACACCCAACTTCGTTTTGTGTTTAATATCAGCGTGGTGCCCGAGAATGAGGTGCTCTCGTCGGCAGAACTGAGGCTGTATCGTGAACAAATCGACACCGTTTTGAACTGGAACGAAGGCTTCCATCGCATCAACGTTTATGAAATCATGAGAGCCCCCAGCGAGAAGGGCGACCTCATCACCAGACTCCTCGACACCAGGCTGGTCCACCAGAACAGGACGCGATGGGAGAGCTTTGACGTGAGCCCAGCAGTACTCAGATGGACCTTGCAAAAACAACCCAACCACGGGCTGGccgtcgaggtgattcacctgaaCGAAACAAAAAGCCGGCAAGGTATGCACGTGCGGATTAGCAGGTCGCTTCACCGGAGGCACGGCGGCTGGTCTCAGTTTAGACCCTTGCTTGTAACCTTCAGTCACGATGGCAAAGGACATGCTCTGATCCGGAGGGTCAAACGTAGTAGCAAAGGCCAGAAACGCAGGAAGAACAGATCGCACTGCAGGAGGCACTCTCTCTACGTGGATTTTAGCGACGTGGGCTGGAATGACTGGATAGTGGCACCGCCTGGTTACCAGGCTTTCTACTGTCACGGAGACTGCCCCTTTCCACTGGCAGATCATCTGAACTCTACTAATCACGCTATCGTGCAAACGCTTGTAAACTCTGTAAATTCCAACATCCCCAAGGCTTGCTGTGTCCCAACAGAACTCAGTCCAATATCCATGCTCTACTTGGACGAATACGATAAAGTTGTTTTGAAAAACTATcaggagatggttgtggagggATGTGGGTGCCgttga